CTCCGCCGCTATGTCTGAGAGGCTTATAGTTTCACAATCAGACACAAATATGTGCCACCAGACCTTTCACACACGATAACCACAAATTATCAGAGCAAGGGAATTCCTCAAGGTGAAGGAAGAACCAGTCCTTCAAGAGCCGCCCCAGCCTCAGGACAGGTTAGGTTATTTACGGATGTTTTGTAAGTCTTAATAATAACATCAGTGGAAGCTGTGTCCTCGCCTGggtcttaaaaatgtgtttattgtctaAATGGTTTAAATAACCTACACGTTGCGACTGTGTTTTTACCTCAGAGGCCTTCGATTTTAGGCTGCCGACTGTCCCATACAAGAATAACATcagtaaagagtgaaaaataCGAGCTAGAGAAGACGTGGGGAGTAGAGGCGACTGTGGGTCCAGTGGTGATTGGAGCACGGGGGGCTGTGTCCCCAGTATATACTCCAGGAACCACATTTGAGATTTCTGCCCAGAAGAGCGCAGTCCAAGGAAGAAACTGAGATACTGTGCAGAACCCTCAGGCTCCCAGGCCTCTGATAGAGGACCAGAGCTTACAGGAGACACAAGACTGAGTGGGGAAATTGAATATGTGTGTGCAATTAGTAGCCACAATGTATATGGTATAGTAAATAAACAAGCTAGAGGTCTTTATGTtacaaacaatttaaaacaacactaaaaaagggggaaagcTCAAGAAATTTCACAGAATATTTAAATGTACCTACTTTTAAACAAAAgcttacattacatttaaagtaCTGGACCATTTTCTTAACCCTGCTGCAGAGAGAGCCGCCAATATTGCCAATAAACTttgttattttcaaataaactaaattaaactgaACTGGAAAATCTTCAATCTTTTACCTGTTCTTTGAactaaaaagttattttattgcaaaaatacaaaaatctgTCTtcctatttatttaaaaatgtcggcattttaaagtgaacatttttaattttattcgtATAAATGTACATACTATTTTAGAGCTGCAagtaacgattattttcatgtccataaaatgtcgtAAAAAAAccttgatcagtgtttgtcaaacctggaaatgataatgttctcaaatgtcttgttttgtgcacaaaccaaaatgactccgTTTTTAATGGattctttgtaatatggagcaaagaaaccagaaaatattcatatttaagaagcagaaaaatcacagaaactcaaaaatattcacatctaacaagctgaaacaatcagaaatcttgttttaatcatggaaaaaaagcttcaaaccgattaatcacttatcaaaatagttggcgattcatttagtaattgattaataatcaatattaatatttatgtaaAATGACAATAAGGCAATTCTGAATCCAAGTCAGAACAGTTTGAAGTAAATGTAACGTGTGGTTTTTAGACAATTGAAATAATGGTTGTCTTGGGAAccgttttgttattattttgttggcCCGACACGAATACCAGAACATGGGAGACACGGCTTGCATCATCATGACTTtacgagaagaagaagaggaggaaaacaccTCCGGGGAGACACAAGACGTCTGTGTACAATTAGTAGCGACACTGTATTTGGTATAGTAAATAAACAAGCTAGAGGTCTTTATGTTACAACCaatttaaaacaacactaaaaaagggggaaagcTCACATTACATTTAAAGTACTGGACCATTTTCTTAACCATGCTGCAGAGAGAGTCGCCACCATTTCGCTTTAAAGTcgaaatgttgctgttgtttctaCTCTGTTATTTGCTGCCAATAAACTTTATTATGTtcaaataaactaaattaaactgaactgaactggaaaatcttcattttttttttacctctgttCTTTGCTGAACTAaaaagttgttattttattgcaaaaatataaaaatctgttttctcatttaatgaaaaatgtcggcattttaaagtgaacatttttcattttatacgCATCATTTTCACaatcgagtcatcgtttggtccataaaatggcgTAAAAACCTTAATcagtgtagagctgaaacgattaataatcgattactaaattaagcGACAACTATtatgataatcgatgaatcggtttgaagctttattcatgattaaaacaagattttcaattgtttaaacttcttaaatatgaatattttcttcatttctttgctctggataacaaagaaataattaaaagtcaatcattttggtttgtggacaaaacaagacatttgagaacatcatcatttccaggtttgacaaacacggatcaacattttttaaggttttctgatatttcatggaccaaacgattcatcgattaatcgagaaaataatcgacagattaatctattatgaaaataatcattagctgcagctctaaatcagtgtttgtcaaacctggaaatgatgatgttctcgaacgtctggttttgtgcacaaaccaaaatgattcagtttttaatgatttctttgtaatatggagcaaagaaaccagaaaatattcacatttaagaggcagaaaaatctgaaatcttgtttcaatcatggagaaaaagcttcaaaccaattaatcaattatcaaaatagttggcgacTCATTaagttattgattaataatcaatattaatattaatgtaaaatGACAATAACCAATTCTGAATCCAACTCTGATCCAAGTCAGAACAGTTTGAAGTAAATGTAACATGTGGATTTTAAGGCAATTGAAATAATGGTTGTCATGGGAAccgttttgttattgttttgttggcCCGACACAAATACCAGAACATGGGAGACACGGCTTGCATCATCATGACTTtacgagaagaagaagaagaggaaaacacCTCCGGGGAGACACCGTGCGTATGTCATTATTATCGTGAGTGAACTTCACAGGTTCTACATTCCGCCAAAGACTGAATTTCATTGTTCTTCATTCCACGTATATCTCGAATGCTTTCAAAAAGCACCTAtagaatgtatgaatgaataaaacttCCATATCATGTGTGTGGGGTATTAGTGGGGTTTGCAGCGCTGCACGTCGCCAGCATCCAACTACAGTATCGTCTACCTACACATGTTCCAGCACAAGAGTGAATGGAAACAAAATCataaaaaggaaatgaatgaaGTGAAATAATCTCCGGGTGGGaaaaaagtaacaaacaaaCTGGGTCTCAATGATGTGATGAGtcgtgtttgtctttttcatgaTACATATGAAGAACATATGAAGGTCCGGCTCAGGTTGGAGcagagggggggagaggaggagaggaggagaggaggaggaagagagaggaggggaatgGACGGACGTGGGGATGACTTGAGTTCACAgctatttaaataaagaagCGCCTGTCATCTCCCGTCATTCAGCCTCACAGGAGCAACAAGAACTCAGGTAAGAATATTAGTCTTACCAGTCTAATATTGCTAATATTACTTTCAGAGAATTTACCTTTTACCACATAGAAGTGATTTACtttatgctgtttttgtttgtttcttttctagAATGCACATCACTCTGGCCCTTCTTTGTGTCGCTCTTGTGGCGGCTCCTGGTTGCACAGGTTTCCCCACAAAGGGAGACTCCATCAGTAATACCATATACAACATAATAAATATTGCTAAGACAACACTGGTTCACATCAAGAAGCTAAGGACAAAAGtatgcacatttatttacatctaaattttttcttttaattatctGCGTTGCTGCTTATATTATTGTttgagtcatttctttttttccttatgCATATACAGTGCTTCACAAATTTATGAGACCACCCGTCATAAAAACGGGAAACTAATATTTTTAGaaactattatttattatttttataccTAAATTTGAGctggctcactgggcttcttctccaAGAAGTCCGAAATTGATCATTAAGCAAAACACTCAACTACTAAAACTGATTGTTAGTAATTGTTAGTAAGTAAATAAGTAGAAttagacattttaaatcaagaaaTGATCACTTACAATTTACTATTTTACATTTGGAAATTCATGGGAACAATAACGATGATATTTTAACGGTAAAAATATCATTTAGGTTAAAGAGCTATTATACACTGGtgtaaccattacagaaacataaaagaTTACTTTGATAATTGCCAATGTCTAGTGAAATTTTTAAGCacaaaaatatgatttaaaaacaaaaaaaataaattaagagcTATGGATATTTGATAGTTTAAATATGTCCATGTTGTTATTCTGTCCCCAGTTGCTGGTCGGGCCACAGATTGAGGTCACCAGTCCTTCCATCGAGGGACTGACGAGCATCACGTATGAACTGGGATGTCTGGACAGCGAGCTGCAGAGCCCCTTCACAGAGCTCCTCAGCCAGATCCACGCGGACGTCTCCAGCCTGGAGGGCAGGGTCCGGTCCCTTGCCCAGACAACGCTGTGTCCCGTCAGTGACCGACCCGCTGGAGAGACGGTGAGGGAAAACTTGTTCCCGGACAGTCACCTCCACCTGACTCTGATTAAGGTGCAGCGTTATCTCGAGAAGATGCTGCTCAACAAGGACAAACTCAAGGTCTGCTGAGAaaattcattatatatatatatatgctattGTTTTACACACGTATACAGAGGCTTGTTTGCACAAAAATAGCTGAGTATTGTCAATATACAGTTTATCTTTGCACATATTTTAACTCAATTTACTAATAATCCGGCACTAATGCTTCTTCTCCTTGTAAATCTGATTTATGTCACTATTTATATCATTTgataattattactatttaatAGTGTACTGTATGTCGATGTGTGGGGAACTTAATTAATAAATTTTGTGATATTAAACTTTGCAATAaagattttaatcaattttggTTGTCTGTAATTGTTtggaaaataatatatttaatggttatcaaatcatttttacattattttagattttaaataatattcttGTGTTGTATGATTGtaaatgcaaaattaatctttaAAGTTAATCAGTGAATGcattaaactgtgttttattctaaaatgcactcatttaaaataaaaataaagtaaataaaggcaACAAGttattactaaataaataatctttaaagtataaaataatcttttatactttattacatttggCCATTTGCTACCAAAGTATttgtaaacatgtttgaatATCATTTATTGACATAAATATACTTAACTACTTTATtctgttcatttttttgttttttttaatacatttttaaaccaatGAACAATTAAAAGCATGTGTTTCAGGGCAGGATGAAAGATATGTTTTCAGCTATAATTATTTCAGACGCTGGTACAACATGAAACAGTAGTAAATAAGaatttataaaatattataacACAGGGAAATATAAATCTATGGCGTCCGGATTTTAGCGGCGATGCCGTCTTGGTTGAACCTCTGTTGACGCAACGTTAaagtttgacctctgacccacaTATAAGCACACTCATAGTAACATCATCATGCAGAAAAGCCTggtggtgacacacacacacacacacacacagagctatgATTATTTCAGACTGAGTTCACTGAACGCACAAAAGCTGCATTCTACTTTCTCCTCTTTacagacactgaaacacacCGAAGACGAGGACTTAAATTTCTTCAATTCTTCTGAgataaaaggtaaaaaatagatttttgttTCATTCCATCGTTTAGCTGAAGAGTTTTTGCTGAGCCCGTCATTGTGTTCTACTTTCATAGCATATATTGACATGCGTGGACTTTGTGGGTCACATTTTTTGTGCATTTACATtctaatgtacatttttaacatagtaactagaagaagaaacaaatcatttggaaatctttcaaaaccttgtttaaaactaaaaattagTTTGAGCCGACTCACTGTGcttcaggttagggttagtgagAAATTATTCAACCACTAATCCTAATGTAAATAACTatcatcttaatcaagaaataatatgtatgtgtaaatgtaatatgctgtttttttttctgtttttaataactAATAATAGATTTTCAATAAGATTTAGGGGTACTAAATTGTGGAATGACTTTTCCCATCTGGCAAAAAACTGTTCTTCCATAAAATTCTACAAAAGACACTTAAAAGATTATTTAACGGTTGTTTTGtaatttgcttttcttcatgtgttgttgttcatgtctctgtgttttatttttgattcacACATGCTCAAGGAATCAATAATTTAGGGGTATAAACCAAT
This Solea solea chromosome 3, fSolSol10.1, whole genome shotgun sequence DNA region includes the following protein-coding sequences:
- the lepb gene encoding leptin b, translating into MHITLALLCVALVAAPGCTGFPTKGDSISNTIYNIINIAKTTLVHIKKLRTKLLVGPQIEVTSPSIEGLTSITYELGCLDSELQSPFTELLSQIHADVSSLEGRVRSLAQTTLCPVSDRPAGETVRENLFPDSHLHLTLIKVQRYLEKMLLNKDKLKVC